TGGAGTCGGTGCACCTGCAGGAGTTCGACGTCGTCGTCGCCGCCACCGGTGACGACAAGGCGAACGTGGTGCTGTCGCTGCTGGCCAAGACGGAGTTCGCGGTCTCGCGCGTCGTGGCCCGGGTCAACGATCCGCGCAACGAGTGGCTCTTCGACAATTCGTGGGGCGTCGACGTGGCGGTGTCCACGCCGCGGATGCTGGCCTCACTGGTCGAGGAAGCTGTCGCGGTCGGCGACCTGGTGCGGCTCATGCAGTTCCGCCAGGGCCACGCCAACCTCGTCGAGATCACCCTGCCCGACGACACCCCGTGGGGCGGACGACCGGTACGCAAGCTGATCCTGCCGCGGGACGCCACGCTGGTGACGATCCTGCGCGGACCGCGGGTGATCGTGCCCGAAGCCGACGAGCCGCTGGAGGGGGGCGACGAGCTGCTGTTCGTGGCTGCCCCGGAAGTGGAAGACGAGCTGCGCAAGACCGTGCTGTCCGCCTCGACCGGCTAGTCCCGGTACGCGGGCGCCGGGGGCGGCCCGTCCCGGTCGTGGCACGCCGCCGCCGCGGCCGACGACTCGGCGGACAACGCAGCCACGCCGTCGCGGATGCCCACCGCCGCGATGATGCCCGCGATCACCAGCAGCACCGCCGCAGTCACCACACCCTGGCGGAAGCCGTCGGAAGTCATTGCGCCACCGACGATCACAGAGGTGAACGCGATCGCGATCAAGCCCGCCACCCGGGCGACCGCATTGTTGATCGCCGAGCCGATACCGCTGTGCGACGGCGCGACCGCGGCCAGGACCGCGGCGGTCAGCGGGGACACGGCGACCGACAGCCCCACCCCGAACAGCGCCATGCCCGGCAGCGTCTGCAGCCACACGTTGCCTGCGCCGATCGCCATCCAGCCGAACCCCGCCGCGGCGATCAACGGTCCGACGGCCATGAAGCGGCGCGGGCCGTAGCGGCCCGCGAGCTCGCCGAACCGGGCCGCCAACATGAACGACAGGACCGGCACCGGCAGTGTCGCCAGACCGGCCTGAGCGGGCGACAGTCCCCCGACCTCCTGCAAGAACAACGCCACCAGCAGCTGGCCCAGCGAGATACCGGCGTAGAGGAACACGGTGGCCAGGTTGCCGACCGTGAAGTTGCGCGCCGAGAAGACCGCGAGCGGCAGCATCGGATGGCGGGCATGGCGTTCCCACCAGCCGAACGCGATCAGGCTGGCGGGCCCGACGATCAGCGCGGCGACGATGGCCGGATCGTGCCAGCCCAGCCGCTGCTGCTCGATCATCGCGAAGACCGTCGCGCTCAACCCCACCGCCGTGAGGACCGCGCCGACGGCGTCGATCCGCGCATCCGTGCGGGGGGTCTGATCGGTCAGCTTGCCGGTGAGGAGCAGCGTGACCGCCAGCGGGACCACGTTGACGGCGAACACCCACCGCCAGCCCAGGGTTTCGACGAGCACACCACCCAGCAGCGGCCCGATCACGAATGCGGTGCCGGTCCAGGCCGTCCAGACCCCGATCGTCCGGGACTGTTCGGCGCCGGTGAACCGGGCATTGAGCATGGCCAATGAGCTGGGGACCAGAAACGCGGCGCCGAGTCCCTGGATGCAGCGGCCGATGACCAGAACCAGTCCGCTGGGTGCGGCCGCGCACAGCAGTGAGGCGACGCCGAACACCACCAGCCCGGCGCGCAGCACCGTCAGCCGTCCGAAGGTGTCGGAGACCGTACCGGCAAGCAGAATCAGGGCGCCCAACGTCAGCAGGTATCCGTCGACGACCCATTGCTGGATGGCCAGGCCGCCGCCGAGTTCGGCGCTGATGGCGGGCAGCGCCAGATTCACCACCGAGCTGTCGAGAAAGGCGATGAAGGACGCGAGTATTGCGACGGCGACGAGCAGACGGTCGTCGCGCGCAACCACAGTCAGTCTTCGGCGGGCGCGACGTCGCCGTCGTGGCTGCGTGCGTGGGCGGCGTGGATGGCGCGTTGTGCGGCGCGGATCGCCAGGTAGGTCACCAGCGCGGCCACCGCGGTCAGCGGCCAGCCCATCGCGATTCGGGCCACGCCGAGCCAGCCGGTCTGGTCCGCGTCGTAGAGGTGGCGTTGCACCGCGAACCGGGAGGCGAACACCAGCACCCAGGTCAACGTCGCGACGTCGAAGGCGAATACCGCGCGCCGGTTACCCCGCCACGTGCGGTCCTTGTTGCTGATCCAGCTCCAGGCGTACCCCACGACGGGCCGGCGGATGACCACCGACAGCGCGAACACCGCCGCCCAGATCAGCGACGTCCAGATGCCCAGCAGGAAGTAACCCTTCGACGCCCCGACGAACCAGGCGATGAGCGCGCTGATCCCTACGCCGATGAACCCCGAGATGGCGGGCTGCACCGAATCGCGGCGGTAGAGCCGCCACACCAGGATCAGCGCGGCGACGCCGAGCGCGGCACTGATGGCGGGCACCAGACCGAAGGCGGTGTTGACCGGGACCAGCACCGCCACCGGCAGTGCCGAGTAGATCAGGCCGCTGACGCCGCCCATCTGAGCGAGCAGCGCCTGAGCGGGTGTCTTCTCCTCGGGGGTCACCGCCGGGGTGTCGGCCGCCGCGTCCTGACTGCGATCGCTGTCTTCGACGGGACGACTCAAGTCTGGATCTCGTAGTGCGGGTTGTAGATGGCCTTGGTGCCGTTCTCGAGGGTGCCCAGTCGGCCACGCACCCGCAGGGCTCGACCCGACTCGATGCCGGCGATACGACGCTGTCCCAGCCAGACCAGCGTGACGGTGTCGGTGCCGTCGAAGAGCTCGGCGCGCACGCCGCCGGCGCAGCCCTTGGCGTTGGTCTCGACACTGCGCAGGGTGCCCACCATGGTCACCTCTTGGCCTCGCTGGCAATCGATTGCTCGCTGGGCGCCGGTGCCGGCGGCTTCGTCGGTGAGTTCCTCGACGTCGCGCTGCTCAGGGTCTTCCGTCAGCCGACGAGTCAGACGTCGGACGAAACTTTCGGCCGTAGCCATGGCCTCTCCTGATACTCCAGCGGATCACAATGCCAACGCAACGGTAGACCTCTTGGTTGACTAACGCCACGTGGCATACCCGCGGCGGGCGTTGCTCATACGTCACAGGGCACGATCATGAGATGACGATCACTTTTCGCGGTGTCACGGCGGTGCTGCTGCCCGGCACGGGAAGCGATGACGACTACGTCTACCGGGCATTCGCCGGTCCCCTGCACGGTGTCGGCGCGGTGGTCACCACGCCTGCCCCGCAGCCCGCCCGGCTGATCGCCGGCTACCTCGACGCGCTCGACGACGCCGCTCGGAACGGCCCGATCATCGTCGGTGGGGTGTCCATCGGCGCGGCCGTGACGCTGGCCTGGGCACTGGCCCATCCCAGCCACGCGGTCGCGGTGTTGGCCGCGCTGCCGGCGTGGAGCGGCGCAGCCCAATCCGCTCCGGCCGCGCTGTCGGCCCGTCACACCGCGCATCAACTGCGCACCGAGGGTCTGGTGGCCACCACCACGCAGATGCGCGCCTCCAGCCCCGCCTGGCTGGCCGACGAGCTGGCCCGAAGCTGGCTCGGTCAGTGGCCGGATCTGCCCGACGCGATGGAGGACGCGGCGCAGTACATCGCGCCGAGCATCGCCGAGATGGAACGCCTCAGTGTCCCAATGGGTGTGGTGGGGGCTACCGACGACCCGATCCATCCGCTGGAGGTGGCGCTGGAATGGGTGGCGGCGGCGCCGCGGGCGGCCCTGCGGACGGTCAGCCTCGACGACTTCGGGCCGAAGCCGGAGCTACTGGGTTCCGCATGTCTGGCGGCGTTGACCGACGCCGGCGGCTGATCAGCCGCCGGTGGAGGAGCTGCGGAGCTGCTGCATCGCCGAGCCGGATGCGCTGCGGCGCTCGGTCGGCGGCTGGGCCTGGCCCTGCTGCTCCTGGATCATCGCCTGCTGTGCGGCCGCCATCTGAGCCTGCTGGGCGGCGGCCTGACGCAGCTGCTCGAGCATCGGTTCGGGCAGCTGGACCTGGAGCGGGGTGCGGACTGGCAGCGGGGTGTCGCCGCGACGAACAACGGTGTCGCCCAACGCTTCTCGCGCCTCGGCGACCAGGTTCGCCATGGCTTCTGGCGCGCCGTTGACCACACAGCGGATCATCCAGCGATAGCCGTCGACGCCGATGAAGCGCACCACGCCGGCCCCGGTGCCGACCACCTCGCGGCCCCACGGGCCGTCTTCGATGGAGACCTGCGCGTTGTCCTTGCGCAACGAGTCGGCCAGCTCACTGGCCACCTCACGCCACAGCCCGGGCGACTTCGGCGCCGCATAGGCGGCGATCGTGAACCGGCCGTGCGGCGTGACCACCCAGACCGCGCTGGGCACACCCACCTCGTTCATCTCCACCTGGATCTGCCCGGCGGGCGGCATCGGCACCAGCACGGAACCGAGGTCCAGGCGGGCTTCGGCGGCGTCGGCCGGGTTGTCGAAGTCCTCGATGTCGAACGGGCCGCCGTCGTAACCGTCGTCGGTGTCGTCGACGTCGTCGGAAGCGGGGTCCTGGACCACCGCGGCCTGCGCAGTCTCGTCCGCGCCGGTGTCTGATTCGTTCTTACGTCTGCCGAATGCCATCACAAACTCGCATGTCCGCCGGAGGATCCGTGGCCGCCTTCGCCACGGGTGGTGTCAGCCAGTCCGGCCTCGTCGAACGAGGCCACCTCGACCAGCTCTGGAAGTTCGACCCGCTGGACCAGCAGTTGGGCGATGCGGTCGCCACGCCGGATCGTGATCGGCGTCGCGGGGTCGAGGTTGATCAACGAGATCTTGACTTCGCCGCGATAACCGGCGTCGATCGTGCCGGGGCTGTTGACGATCGAAAGGCCAACGCGCGCAGCCAAACCGGAGCGCGGGTGGACCAGTCCGACCATGCCGTGCGGAATCGCCACGGCGATGCCGGTGGCCACCAGCGCGCGCTCACCGGGCGCCAGGTCGACGTCCTGCGCGCTGAACAAATCCACGCCCGCGTCGCCGTCGTGGGCGCGGCTGGGCATTGGGAGATCGCGGTCGAGGCGAACCACCGCGAGACTGGTCGGCACGATGCGAAGACTACCCTTGGCCGCGTGTCTGGTTCGCGTGTGACCTCGCAAACCGTGCGGTACCGCGAGCGGCTCTGGGTGCCGTGGTGGTGGTGGCCGCTCGGACTGGCATTGGCGGCACTGATCGCCAAGGAAGTCACCATGGGTGTGCGCACCCTGCCGGAGTGGCTGCCATATGCCGTACTCGGTGCCGTCGCGGTGGGCGTGCTGCTGTGGATGAGCCGCACCGAGGTCCGGGTCGTGACCGGCGGCGAGAACGGCGATGAGGTCGAATTGTGGGCAGGTCAGGCGCATCTGCCGACGTCGGTGGTGTCCCGGTCGGCCGAGATCCCGCCGACCGCGAAGTCGGCGGCGCTGGGCCGTCAGCTCGATCCGGCAGCGTTCGTGCTGCATCGCGGCTGGGTGGGCCCGCTGGTTCTGGTGGTGCTCGACGATCCCGACGATCCGACGCCGTACTGGCTGGTCAGCGCCCGCCACCCGGACCGGGTGCTCTCAGCGCTGCGGAGCTGATGCCCCGCTCCTCCTCAGCCTCGTCCCTCGGCCGCATCGTCACGGACGGGAGATGACTACGCGGCGCAGTCCGTGCAGATCATGACGCCGTTCTTGTCGCTGGCCAGCCGGCTGCGGTGGTGCACCAGAAAGCAACTCGAGCAGGTGAACTCGTCCGCCTGCTTGGGAACCACGCGTACCGACAGCTCTTCGCCCGACAAATCCGCGCCGGGCAGCTCGAAATTCTCCGCGGAATCCGTCTCGTCGACGTCTACTACGGCCGACTGCGCCTCGTTGCGGCGCGCCTTGAGTTCCTCCAGTGAATCCTCGGACACCTCGTCGGTCTCGGTGCGCCTCGGGGCGTCGTAGTCGGTAGCCATCTTTTGTCCCCTCGTAACCTCAGCATGGCTTTGTATCAGCGTGGAACGGATCCGCCAAACGATTAGTGCCCAGATCCCCCTTACGTCGTATGTGATTTACGTCACATGTATTCATTCTGATCGACGGGCGTGTTGGGCCGGGATCCGCCCGGTGCCTCTAGAGTGCATCCGTGGTCGCTCAAATCACGGAGGGTACGGCCTTCGACAAGCACGGTCGCCCGTTCCGTCGACGCAACTACCTGCCCGGACTCATCGCCCTGGGCGTGATGTTCGTGATCACCGCGATTGTGTGGGGATTCGTGCTGACCCGCCCGGTCGACGTGCGGGAGGCCGCGGCCTGCAACCCGCCGCCACCGGCCGCCGATCCCGGCGCCCCCACCCTCGGCCAGCAGGTGTCGCACTCCTCGATGATCGACGTCGCACCGGCCAAGCTCGTCGACACCAAGATCCGGGTGCTCAACGCCAGCGGCCAGGGCGGGCAGGCCGGCGAGGTCGCCGGCGCGCTGCGTGACCTCGGCTTCGCCCAGCCCACCGCGGCCAACGATCCGATCTACACCAACACCCGGCTGACCTGCCAGGGCCAGATCCGCTTCGGCAGCAGCGGCCGGGCGGGCGCGGCCGCGGTCTGGCTGGTGGCACCCTGCGTCGAGCTGTTCCAGGACGACCGCAAGGACGACTCGGTGGACCTGGCCATCGGCACCGACTTCACCACGCTCGCGCACAGCGACGACATCGACGCCGTCCTGGCCGGTCTGCGTCCGGACGCCACCGAGCCGGCCGATTCGACGCTGCTGACCAAGATCCACAACGGCACCTGCTGACTAGGCCAACGGCCGCAAGCCCCCGAAACCCGCCAGGGCGTCGGTGAGCGCTCCGGCAATCCCCGGCGCCGCCGCCACCAGCAGCGCGCCGTCCTCCTCGAGCCGCGGCAAGGTCACCACCGCGCCCGCCTCGGCGGCGATCAGAGCCCCCGCGGCCCAATCCCACACGTGCAGACCGTGCTCGTAGTGGGCATCGAGACGGCCCGCGGCGACCATGCACAGATCCAGCGAGGCCGACCCGATCCGGCGGACGTCACGCACCAGCGGCAGCAACTGCGCCAGGAGCGCCGACTGCTCGGCGCGCCGCTGCGGGGCGTAGCCGAAACCGGTGCCCACCAACGCCATCGACAGCTCGGTCACCGGGCCGGCCCGCAGCTCCCGACGCTGCCCGCCGCTGGACACGTGGGCGCCGTGCCCGGCGGCCGCCGAGTACACCTCGCCGCTGACCACGTCGGCCACCGCGCCCGCGACCGACACGCCGTCGATCTGGGCGGCGACCGAGATCCCGTATGCCGGAATGCCGTACATGAAGTTCACGGTGCCGTCGATCGGGTCGAGCACCCAGCAGACCGCACCGTCCGTGCCGGCCGCCGGGCCGCCGCCCTCCTCCCCGAGAATCACATCGTCGGGGCGCAGCGCGCTGAGCCGATCACGCAGTAGCAGTTCGGTTTCGGTGTCCACAATCGTCACCGGATCGGTCGGGGTGCTCTTCGTCTGAACCGTATGCGTGCCGATCGACCCGCGCTCCCCATCGAAGACCTCCGCGCGCCGGCGGCGGACGAACGCGGCGGCTTCGGCGGCCAGCTGTTCCGCCAGCGCCCGTAACTCGGGTCCCCCGTTGCCGTTCATCTGACCATCGCAGCACAGACCTCCCGACACCGAACACAAAGGGCCGCGCAGCCACTAGTGTGTGCATCGCGCAGACCGCCCGCGTCGCCGAGGAGCAGCCCATGCCCGAGACCGAATCCCCCACCACCCCCGGACAGAACCGCGGCTTCGGCGTCGACGTCGGTGGCAGCGGGGTCAAGGGTGGGATCGTCGATCTCGACACCGGCAAACTGATCGGCGACCGCTACAAACTGCTGACCCCGCAGCCCTCCACCCCCGAAGCGGTCGCCGCGACGGTCGCCGAAGTGGTCCGGCACTTCGACTGGACCGGCCCGCTCGGTGTCACCTACCCCGGCGTCGTCGTCAACGGCGTCGTACAGACCGCGGCCAACGTCGACAAAGGCTGGATCGGCACCAACGCCTCCGAGGTCATCGGCGCGGCCCTGGACGGCCAGCACGTGGTGGTGCTCAACGACGCCGACGCCGCGGGCATCGCCGAGCAGCACCACGGCGCCGGACGCAACCGGGACGGCGTGATCATCTTGCTGACCTTCGGTACCGGGATCGGATCCGCGGTGATCCACGACGGTCAGCTGCTGCCCAACACCGAGTTCGGCCATCTCGAGGTCGACGGCAAGGAGGCCGAACATCGGGCGGCGTCCTCGGTCAAGGAACGCAAGGACTGGAGCTACGAGCGGTGGAGCCAGGAAGTCACGAAAGTGCTGGTCAGCATCGAGAACGCGCTCTGGCCCGACCTGTTCATCGCCGGTGGCGGCATCAGCCGCAAAGCCGACAAATGGATCCCGCTGCTGAAGAACCGGACACCGGTGGTCGCCGCGGAGTTGCAGAACGAGGCGGGCATCGTCGGGGCCGCGATGGCGGCACAGGCCGACGTCACACGCTGATTTTTCATCGCTCGGCGCGGTAGCGGCCCACACTGTCGTTACAATGGTCGATGGCGGCCGCCTACCGGATAGCGGCGAGAATCCACCACGAGATCCACGCCAATAGTCCTCATAGCCGACGCTTTCGGTGCGCGCCCGCGCCCGCCGAGAGCCAGCACGACCGAAAGGGTGTACGTGGCAGCGACGAAGGCAAGCCCGGCAACCGATGAGCCGGTGAAGCGCACCGCCACCAAGACTCCCGCGAAGAAGCCGGCAGCCAAGGCGGCCAACGGTTCCGCGCCGGTCAAGCGTGCCGCCAAGGCCGCTCCCCGCGCCGCCGGAGCCGAAGCCGGCGATTCCGAGATCACTGACGGAACGGCCACGCCGACCAAGGCGCGCGCCACCAAGGCTGCCGCGAAGAAGGCGCCGGCCACCCGCGGCCGGGCCAAGAAGGATGCCGCCCCGACCGACACCGACGCCGAGGCCGGCGCCGATGAGGAACTCGACGGCGACCTCGACGTCGATCCCGAAATCGACGTAGCCGAGGACGACATCGAACTCGAGGACCTCGAAGACGTCGCCGATTCTGATGACGCGGCCGACGAGGAAGGCGCCCCCGCCGCGGGCGCGCCGGCCGCCGAGGGCGAGGCCGGGGACGAAGAAGACATCGCCGAGCCGTCGGAGAAGGACAAGGCCTCCGGCGACTTCGTGTGGGATGAAGAAGAGTCCGAGGCACTGCGGCAGGCCCGCAAGGACGCCGAGCTCACCGCCTCGGCCGACTCGGTCCGCGCCTACCTGAAGCAGATCGGCAAGGTCGCGCTGCTCAACGCGGAGGAGGAGGTCGAGCTCGCCAAGCGGATCGAGGCCGGCCTCTACGCCACCCAGCTGATGGCGGAGAAGACCGACAAGGGCGAGAAGCTGCCCGTGCAGCAGCGCCGCGACATGCAGTGGATCTGCCGCGACGGCGACCGCGCGAAGAACCACCTGCTCGAGGCCAACCTGCGTCTGGTGGTGTCGCTGGCCAAGCGCTACACCGGTCGCGGTATGGCCTTCCTGGACCTCATCCAGGAAGGCAACCTGGGTCTGATCCGCGCGGTGGAGAAGTTCGACTACACCAAGGGCTATAAATTCTCCACCTACGCGACGTGGTGGATCCGCCAGGCGATCACCCGTGCGATGGCCGACCAGGCCCGCACCATCCGTATCCCGGTGCACATGGTCGAGGTCATCAACAAGCTCGGCCGCATCCAGCGTGAGCTGCTTCAGGACCTGGGCCGCGAGCCCACCCCCGAAGAGCTGGCCAAGGAAATGGACATCACGCCGGAGAAGGTGCTGGAGATCCAGCAGTACGCGCGTGAGCCGATCTCGCTGGACCAGACCATCGGTGACGAGGGCGACAGCCAGCTCGGCGATTTCATCGAGGACAGCGAAGCTGTGGTGGCCGTCGACGCCGTGTCGTTCACCCTGCTCCAGGATCAGCTGCAGTCGGTGCTCGAGACGCTGTCCGAGCGTGAAGCCGGCGTGGTGCGGCTGCGGTTCGGCCTTACCGACGGCCAGCCGCGCACCCTCGACGAGATCGGCCAGGTGTACGGGGTCACCCGCGAGCGGATCCGGCAGATCGAGTCGAAGACCATGAGTAAGCTGCGGCACCCCAGCCGCTCTCAGGTGCTGCGCGACTACCTCGACTGAGGCCGAGCCAATTCCGTTGCGCCGGGGCCGTTTTCATTGGGCAGCCCGCGCTGCCGGGTGCGTACTGCTGACCTTGGCAACCGCGTGTTCTCACGGTCCCGCGCCGCACGCCACGGTCACCCCGGCAGCGGTTCCCACGTATGTGCCCGCGATGCCGGCCGGGGCGCCGACACCCGATCTTCCCGCGGTGTCGACGATCATGACCGAGGCCGTCGCCGCCAATCGCCTGCCCGGTGCGGTGGTCGTGGTGGGGCACGCCGGCACGGTCGTGTTCCGCAGGGCCTACGGGGTGCGCAAGCTGGCCGGCGAGCGGGGCTTGGACGGATCACCTGCGCCCGCCGAACCGATGACCGAGGACACCGTCTTCGACCTCGCGTCACTGACGAAGCCACTGGCCACCGCGACCGCTGTCATGCAGCTCTACGAGCAGGGCCGGCTGGCATTCGACGACCCGGTGCAGAAGTATCTGCCGGACTTCAACACCGGCAACGATCCCAAGCGCGCCGCGGTGACGGTGCGGATGCTGCTCACCCACACCTCAGGTGAAACCGGTGACGTCGAGCTCAGGGACCCGTGGGGATTGGCCTCCCCCGACCGCGCCGAGGGTTTCCGTCGTGCGCTGACCACGCCGCTGGAATCGCCTCCGGGAGAAGGGTTTCGCTACTCCGACATCAACTTCATCCTGCTCGGCGCGCTGATCGAGCGAGTCACCGGTGAGCCCGAGGACGACTACGTTCAGCAGCACGTGTTCGCCCCGCTGGGCATGACCGACACCCGCTATCTGCCGCTGGCGAAAGTCTGCGGCCACCACACGATCACGGGCGCCGCAGTCCGGTGGTCACCCACCGAGTCATCTGAATGTGCTGCAGGCCAATGGACTACGGATCTGCTCCCCCGCATCGCGCCGACAGCGTGGGATGAGGACAACCCCGGCGAGCCGGACCGCAACCCGGATTTCGGTCACCTGCTGCGCGGCACCGTGCACGATACGACGGCGCGACGAATGGGTGGGGTGGCCGGACATGCCGGGGTGTTCTCCACCGCCGCCGATGTCAGCGTCTTCGCCCAGGCACTGCTCGACCGGCTTGCCGGCAGGCCCAGCGCCTTTCCGCTGAAGCAGTCGACCCTCGAGTTGATGACCTCCCCCCAGCAGCCGGGCCATACCGCGGCACAGCTCGACGCGGCCAACGCTGCGCGGGGCGGGAACCCAGGCGACCTCGCGCGGTATCCGGCGATCCCCGGTGCGAACCTTCGCGGTTTCGGTTGGGACATCGATACCGGCCAGTCCAGCACTCGCGGCGCGGTGTTCCCCGTCGGCAGCTTCGGCCACACCGGTTTCACCGGCACGTCGCTGTGGCTGGACCCACGGTCCGACACCTACGTGGTGCTGCTGTCCAACGCGGTGCACACCCGGGGCAGCTCGCCGATCACGTCGCTGCGCTCTGAGGTGGCCAGCGCCGCCGCGCGATCGCTGCGTCTCTACGGCGGTGGGTGACCAAGCTCCTATTGTGAGCCCATGTCAGCACGGCGGGTGAACCTTGGATCAGGCACCGAGTTCGAAGATCTGGTCGGCTACTCGCGGGCGGTTCGCATCGGCCCGCACGTCGCGGTCTCCGGCACCACCGGCGCCGGCGCCGATATCGTCGAGCAGACCCGAAACGCCTTGCAACGCATAGCAACAGCGCTGGACGATCTCGGCGCCTCGCTGTCCGACGTCGTCCGAACCCGGATCTACGTCACCGACATCACGTCCTGGCGCGCGATCGGCGCGGTGCACGCGGAGTTCTTCGGGGCGATCCGTCCGGCCGCCACCATGGTCGAGGTCGCCGCGCTCATCGAGCCCGGGCTGCTGGTGGAGATCGAGGCCGACGCCTACGTCGAGGACACGAACGGCGGAAACCGGCCGTCGGGCCCCGGCAGGTAGGGCGTGACGTTCATCACGGCCGAAGTGGGCAATCGGCCGTACAGGTGCGGGAACCGCATCGACTCGGGATCCGTTGGAACACCGTGTTCCCAACGCAGCGGCGCCTGCAACTGCTGAGGGTCGATGTGGAGCAGCACCAAATCGGTTCGGCCGGCATACAAGCGGTTGGCCGGCAGGTGCACCTGCTCCGGTGTCGACAGGTGGATGAATCCGGCATCGCTGCGCGATGCGGGGCAAAGTTCACCACTGGCCTCAGCGGTTTCCCAGTCTCGCTGTCCGCACAGGTGGAGTAAGAATTCCGGATTCGGGTACATACGACCACACTGCACCACCCGCAACACGACAAGGCGTGAGACACGACACAGCGTTAAACCCCCGGGGAACAAGGCCGGAACACAAAACGTCTGAGACAGTAGAGATACGTGACGGTGGCGACCAGTCACCGAAGCGCTGAGCACCTTACGGAGGAGCCCATGAACGCGACCCTGACCAGTCCTGAATTGACCAAGGCTGATCGCTGCGACCGCTGTGGTGCAGCGGCTCGGGTGCGCGCCAAGCTTCCTTCCGGTGCCGAACTTCTGTTCTGCCAGCATCACGCCAACGAGCACCAGGCCAAGTTGGTCGAGCTGGCCGCGGTAATCGAAGTCAGCCCGTCGGAGGCGTAACCACTACTCACGGCCGCGTCGCTGGGCAGGATCGCCGTCGTCAGGAATGCTGGACTGGTCATGACTGACCAATCGGCCAAGCCGTCCCGTCACCACGTATGGCGGATCTCGAAGCGCACATTGTCCAAGAGCTGGGACGACTCCATTTTCTCGGAGTCGGCCCAGGCCGGTTTCTGGTCGGTGTTGTCGCTGCCGCCGTTGCTACTGGGCGTGCTGGGCAGCCTGGCCTATATCGCCCCGTTGTTCGGGCCCGACACGTTGCCGACCATCCAGAACCAGCTGATCAACTTTGCCGACAGCTTCTTCTCCAAGAACGTTGTCAACGAGATCATCGAGCCGACCGTCCGGGACATCGTGGCGGGCGCGCGCGGTGAGGTGGTCTCGGTGGGCTTCGTGATCAGCCTCTGGGCCGGCTCGTCGGCCATCTCAGCGTTCGTGGACTCGGTGGTGGAAGCCCACGATCAGACGCCGTTGCGCCATCCGGTGCGGCAGCGGTTCTTCGCGTTGGGCCTCTACGTCGTGATGCTGGTCTTCGTCATCGCCGCGGCGCCCTTCGTCGCGCTCGGTCCCCGCAAGATCTCGTCGTACCTGCCCGACAGCTGGGACAACATCCTGCAATACGGCTACTACCCCACCCTGGTTTTGGCCCTGGTGCTGGCAGTGACGATCCTCTACCGGGTAGCGCTGCCCAAGCCGCTGCCGACGCATCGTCTGGTCTGGGGTGCAGTCTTGGCGACGACGGTGTTCGTGGTCGCCACGATGGGACTGCGGTTCTACCTGACCTGGATCACCAGCACCGGCTACACGTACGGGGCGCTCGCGACGCCGATCGCGTTTCTGCTGTTCGCGTTCTTCCTCGGCTTCGCGATCATGATCGGCGCCGAACTCAATGCCGCCATCGAAGAGGAATTTCCCGCCCCCACGCCGCACGCTGAACAGGTGCGAACGTGGTTGAGGCGCAAGGCGAAGTCGATGGGTGACAAAGACACCGCCGCCGACGACGAGCCGCAGCCGGCGCCCGGCGAGACGACCGAAGTCGCCCCGGTCAGCCCTTCTTGAGGTTTTCGTAGACCCGCTTGCAGTCCGGGCAGACCGGCGAACCCGGCTTGGCCGCGCGGGTCACCGGGAACACCTCGCCGCACAGTGCGACGACGTGGGTG
This is a stretch of genomic DNA from Mycobacterium sp. ELW1. It encodes these proteins:
- a CDS encoding DUF3093 domain-containing protein yields the protein MSGSRVTSQTVRYRERLWVPWWWWPLGLALAALIAKEVTMGVRTLPEWLPYAVLGAVAVGVLLWMSRTEVRVVTGGENGDEVELWAGQAHLPTSVVSRSAEIPPTAKSAALGRQLDPAAFVLHRGWVGPLVLVVLDDPDDPTPYWLVSARHPDRVLSALRS
- a CDS encoding DUF4193 domain-containing protein, which encodes MATDYDAPRRTETDEVSEDSLEELKARRNEAQSAVVDVDETDSAENFELPGADLSGEELSVRVVPKQADEFTCSSCFLVHHRSRLASDKNGVMICTDCAA
- the cei gene encoding envelope integrity protein Cei is translated as MVAQITEGTAFDKHGRPFRRRNYLPGLIALGVMFVITAIVWGFVLTRPVDVREAAACNPPPPAADPGAPTLGQQVSHSSMIDVAPAKLVDTKIRVLNASGQGGQAGEVAGALRDLGFAQPTAANDPIYTNTRLTCQGQIRFGSSGRAGAAAVWLVAPCVELFQDDRKDDSVDLAIGTDFTTLAHSDDIDAVLAGLRPDATEPADSTLLTKIHNGTC
- a CDS encoding inositol monophosphatase family protein; this translates as MNGNGGPELRALAEQLAAEAAAFVRRRRAEVFDGERGSIGTHTVQTKSTPTDPVTIVDTETELLLRDRLSALRPDDVILGEEGGGPAAGTDGAVCWVLDPIDGTVNFMYGIPAYGISVAAQIDGVSVAGAVADVVSGEVYSAAAGHGAHVSSGGQRRELRAGPVTELSMALVGTGFGYAPQRRAEQSALLAQLLPLVRDVRRIGSASLDLCMVAAGRLDAHYEHGLHVWDWAAGALIAAEAGAVVTLPRLEEDGALLVAAAPGIAGALTDALAGFGGLRPLA
- the ppgK gene encoding polyphosphate--glucose phosphotransferase, translated to MPETESPTTPGQNRGFGVDVGGSGVKGGIVDLDTGKLIGDRYKLLTPQPSTPEAVAATVAEVVRHFDWTGPLGVTYPGVVVNGVVQTAANVDKGWIGTNASEVIGAALDGQHVVVLNDADAAGIAEQHHGAGRNRDGVIILLTFGTGIGSAVIHDGQLLPNTEFGHLEVDGKEAEHRAASSVKERKDWSYERWSQEVTKVLVSIENALWPDLFIAGGGISRKADKWIPLLKNRTPVVAAELQNEAGIVGAAMAAQADVTR
- a CDS encoding RNA polymerase sigma factor, which translates into the protein MAATKASPATDEPVKRTATKTPAKKPAAKAANGSAPVKRAAKAAPRAAGAEAGDSEITDGTATPTKARATKAAAKKAPATRGRAKKDAAPTDTDAEAGADEELDGDLDVDPEIDVAEDDIELEDLEDVADSDDAADEEGAPAAGAPAAEGEAGDEEDIAEPSEKDKASGDFVWDEEESEALRQARKDAELTASADSVRAYLKQIGKVALLNAEEEVELAKRIEAGLYATQLMAEKTDKGEKLPVQQRRDMQWICRDGDRAKNHLLEANLRLVVSLAKRYTGRGMAFLDLIQEGNLGLIRAVEKFDYTKGYKFSTYATWWIRQAITRAMADQARTIRIPVHMVEVINKLGRIQRELLQDLGREPTPEELAKEMDITPEKVLEIQQYAREPISLDQTIGDEGDSQLGDFIEDSEAVVAVDAVSFTLLQDQLQSVLETLSEREAGVVRLRFGLTDGQPRTLDEIGQVYGVTRERIRQIESKTMSKLRHPSRSQVLRDYLD